The DNA sequence GGCGTGGTACGCACCCACTCGCCGAGACGATCGAGGCGTTCTCCGAACTCGTCGACGCCGGTGACATCGGGCAGTGGGGCGTGAGCAACTTCGACCTGTCCGACATGACGGAGCTACTGGAGGCGGGCGGAAACTCCTGCGCGACGAATCAGATCCTGTACAACCTCACCCGCCGCGGTCCCGAGTACGACCTGCTGCCGTGGCTCCGGGAGCACCGAATCCCTGTGATGGCGTACTCGCCGATCGAGCAGGGCCGGCTGCTCGGCCACCCCCAGGTCACGGAGATCGCCGCCCGGCACGGGGTCACGACCGCTCAGGTGGCGCTTGCCTGGCTGCTGCGGCAGGACCGGGTCGCCGCGATCCCCCGGTCGTCGAATCCCGATCACACCCGGGAGAACGCGGACGCACGCGGCCTGACCCTCACCGAGGAGGACGTCGCAGCACTCGACACGGCGTTCCCGCCGCCGGCCGGCCCGCAACCGCTGGAGATGCTGTAGCACCTGCCACCGGCTGTTCAGGTCCACCTCCCGCCCCGGCCCGGCGGCGAACGCTCATCCGGACGCGGCCCGCACCGGGCGCTTACCTTCCCCGTACAGTCGCCGGCTAGCGTCGTCCGCATGACGGAACGGGAAGCGGTGGCGCACCTGCTGCGCCGGGCGACCTTCGGGCCGACCGCGGAGGAGGTGGACGCCGCCGAGCGGGCCGGGTTCGCCGCGACGCTCGACCGGTTGCTCGCCCCCGAGGGCGCGGACCGGGGCGCGACCGCGACGCCCACCCCCGCGCTGGGCGCCGATCCCGCCGCGCAGCCACGCAAGGACGCCAGCCGGGAGCAGCGCCAGCAGGTCAACCGCAAACGCCGGGAGCAGGTCACCGCGCTCACCGGCTGGTGGCTGGAGCGGATGATCGCCGCCGAGCATCAGGCCGAGGAGAAGCTGGTCTTCTTCTGGCACGGGCACTGGGCGACAAGCGTGCAGAAGGTCCGCTCCGCCCCGCTGATGCTGCGCCAACTGGAGACCCTGCGCCGCCACGGCCGGGGGCCGCTCGGGCCGCTGGTCGACGCGATGCTGCGAGACCCGGCGCTGATCCTGTGGCTCGACGGACAGAAGAACAGCCGCCGGTCGCCGAACGAGAACCTGGCGCGGGAGTCCATGGAGCTGTTCACCCTCGGCATCGGCAGCGGCTACACCGAGGCCGACGTCAAGGAGGGGGCCCGGGCACTGACCGGCTGGACGGTGGACCGGTCCACCGGCGTCGCCCGCTTCGAGCCCCGCCGGCACGACCCCGGTCCGAAGACCATCCTCGGCCAGCAGGCTGCCTTCGACACCGGCTCGTACGCGAAGCTGCTCGCCGGACGTCCCGAAGCCGCGCGGTTCGTCGCGGGCCGGCTCTGGTTCCGTTACGCCGGGACGCACGCTCCCGCGCCGGCCGACCTCGCCGGCCCGGACACGGTCGGCACGCTGCGGCGGATCTTCACCGCCCCGGCCTTCGCGCAGACCCGCGACACGCTGGTCAAGCAGCCCGTCGAGTGGCTGGTCGGCGCGGCCCGACAGCTCGGCGTACGGCCGTCCGCGCTGCCCGAGCAGGGCCGGCGGCGCATTCTGGCCGGGCTGAACGCGCTGGACCAGGTGCCGCTGCGCCCGCCGAGCGTCGGCGGCTGGCCGGCCGGCGCCGCCTGGCTCACCACCTCGTCGTTGCAGGCCAGGACGCGGGTGGCGGACCTGCTGGCGCAGGCAGCCGCGCCGGCCGTGCTGGCCCGGCTGGACGCCGCGCCGGCCGCCGGTCGCGCCGACGCGCTGGCCCGGCTGCTGGTCGTCGACGCGTGGAGCGACCGCACCCGCGCGGCCCTCACGCCGCTCGCCGGGCAGCCGCGGAAGCTGCTGACGGCCGGCCTGGTCAGCCCCGAGTACGCGGTCAGTTGAGAGGAGCGATTCCGTGGACGTCCTGACCCGACGACGGTTCCTGGTGGCCAGCGGGGTGGTCGGCGCGACCGCTCTGGCCGGCGTGCCGCCGCTCTCCGCCTCACCGACCTGCTCGCCACCGCCGGCGACCGGGACCCCCAGGCCCGCACCCTGGTCCTGGTCACGCTCTACGGCGGCAACGACGGCCTGAACACCGTCATCCCGTACGCCGATCCGGCCTATCGTGACGCGCGACCCGAGCTGGCCCACCCGGCGGAGGACGTGTTGAAGCTGGACGACCAGTTCGGCCTGAACCCGGCGTTGGCCGGCCTGCACCGGGCGTACGGCACCGGCCAGCTCGCGGTGGTCCGCGGGGTGGGCTACCCGAAGCCGGACCGCAGCCACTTCCGGTCGATGGACATCTGGCACACCGCGCAGCCGGACCGGCCCGGTACCACCGGCTGGCTCGGCCGCTGGCTGGACCGCGCCGGCGCCGACCCCCGGCTGGCCGTCTCGTTCGAGTCGGCGCTGCCCCCGTTGCTCGCCGGCGAGCGCGGCGCGGGCGCCTCGGTGCCGGTGGGCGAGCGGCAGATGGCCGCCGGGCTGCCCGCGTCGACGCTGGCCGCGCTGGGCGCCGCCGCGCCGGGGGAATCCCCGGCCCGGGCCCGCGCGGCGGCATGTTTCACGGATCTGCGCTCCGTCGACGAGATGATCCGCACGGTCCGCGAGGCACCGGACGACGACGGCCAGGACGACGACGGCGAGAGCACCCCGGCCACCGCCACCGGCGGCGCCCGAGCCTCGCTGGACGCGCAGCTCGACCTGGTCGCGCGGTGCGTCGAGGCCGGCGTGTCGACCCGGGTCTTCTCCGTCTCCCTCGGCGGGTTCGACACGCACGCCGACGAGAAGCAACTCCAGCAGGTGCTGCTCGGAATGCTGGACACGGCACTGAGCCGCTTCCACACCCGGATGGCGGGCTCCGAAGCCGGCCGCAAGGTGGTCACGGCGGTCTACTCGGAGTTCGGCCGTCGGGTCGCCGCCAACGGCTCGGACGGCACCGACCACGGCACCGCCTCGAACATGCTGCTGCTCGGCGCGCCGGTGAGCGGCGGTCTGTACGGCGAGCCGCCCAGCCTCACCGACCTCGACGACGGTGACCTGAAGTTCCACACCGACTTCCGTGACGTCTACGCGACGCTGCTCACCGACGTCCTCGACACCGACCCGGGCGCGGTCCTCGCCGGGTGGAAGGGCCGGCTCACCGGCGTGCTCTGAGCCCCTGCCCGGGACCCCCGGGCCCTCCCCTCATCCACGGTCCGCGGCGGAGTCCCGCCGACAGCGGTGGGAGGAGCTGACCGACGCGAGGCGGGGTGCGAGGTCCCGGCCGGCGGGCCCCAGAACGGGCGAAATCCGCGATCGAGGCCTCCGCGGACGCCTTGACGAAAACCTTTTCGGCAGCGATGGTGGTCGATGCATCGCTGGTGCGAACCTGTTTCGAGCATCCCGGCGTGGCGGTCGGCCGGAGCCGCCACGCCGGCCGAGAGGAGAACCCATGGCTTCATCGAGAAGCGGCGTACGGCTGGCGGTCGCCCTGACCGCCACGCTGGCCGCCACCGCCGGCGCGGCCCTCGTGGTCACCGGAGCGCAGGCCGCCCCGGCCGGTTGCCGCGTCGACTACCGGGTGACCAGCCAGTGGTCGGGCGGCTTCGGCGCCGACGTGACGGTCACCAACCTCGGCGACCCGGTCAACGGCTGGACGCTTGTCTGGTCCTACCCGGCCGGGCAGACGGTCTCGCAGGCGTGGAACGCGAGCGTCAGCCAGAGCGGCAGCCGGGTGACCGCGACGAACGCCGCCTACAACGGGTCCCTGGGCACCGGCGCCGCGGCGTCGTTCGGCTTCAACGGCGCCTTCACCGGGTCCAACCCGGCGCCCACCTCGTTCACCCTGAACGGCACGACGTGCACCGGTACGCCGAGCACCCCGACCCCGACCACGCCGGCACCCACCCCCACCTCCGGCCCCACCACGCCACCCCCCACCTCCGGCTGGAGCCCGCCGACGAACCTGGTCGGCCCGCTCAACCAGGTGTGGCAGCACGTGGAGCAGACCTACAACAACGGCAACCCGCTCGGCTTCCGCAACTACGGGTGGGACCAGCTCTTCGCGAACCGGGGCGCGATCAACTACTGCGTCCGGTGGGACTCGTCGGCCACCGTGACGGCCGCCCAACGCGACCAGGTCCAGGCCGCCCTGGCCCGCCAGTACAAGAAGTGGATGAACGTGATGGCCGGCCACAACGGCTTCCCCTACAGCGACGTGCCGGTGAAGGTGGTCGGCTGGGCGGTGCGGGACCGCAACCAGTTGCAGTGGTCGGACAACTCGGTCGACATCTACGTCAACAACATCCGGGAGAACGCGCCGCAGTGCAGCGAGCCGTGCGGCCGGTACTTCAACCAGAACGGCCAGTACCCGAACTGTCCGGGTGGCGCCACCCACCACTACGACCACTCGCTCTGGCTGACCGACGGATTCGGCGGCGGTGCCGGCGGCGACTGGGGTCAACGCGTCGGTCGCGAGTACTTCATGGGCAACCTCGGCAGCGACAACATCCGCATCCTGCTGCACGAGACCGGCCACACCTACGGCCTCGACGACTTCTACGACTGGGATCCGCTGCCGGGCCAGGGCTTCATCATGAAGGCCGGCAGCGCCACCACGATCACCGAGTTCGACATCTGGATGCTGCGCGACTGGTGGCGGCACCTCAAGAGCCGATACGGCTACTGACGGAGGAGGTCAGCCGATGCGTACCCGAAGGAACTCCTTCCGTCTCGCGGCGACGGCGCTCGCCGTGGTCCTGGTCGGCGCCGGCGTGGCGACCGGCGGTACCGGCCACGCGGCTTCCGCCGGGTGCCGGGTCGCCTACGCGGTCAGCTCCCAGTGGTCGGGCGGGTTCGGCGCGAACGTGACGGTCACCAACCTGGGCGACCCGACCAGCGGCTGGACGCTGCGCTGGTCGTTCACCGCCGGGCAGACCGTCACCCAGGCGTGGAACGCCACCCGGTGGGAGCGACGACCGCGCCGAGGTCACCCGCCGGGCCGGTGGAGTCGCGCACGACCAGGCGTCCGGGGTGCCGGACGACGCCTCGTGCGGGATTGCCGTCCAGGGCGGCGAAGAGGTACCTGACCGCCGCGGCGCCGAGCTGTTCGAGGTTGAGGTCCACGGTGGTCAGCGGCGGCCGGCAGTCGGTGGCGAAGACCTCCCAGTTGTCGTACCCGACGATGGCCACGTCCTGGGGCGTACGCCGGCCGAGGTCGCGCAGGGCCTCGATCGCGCCGGTCGCGATCTGGTCGTTGCCGCAGAAGATGGCGTCGGTGTCCGGCGAGGTGTTGATGACCATGGCCGCTGCCTGCCGCCCCCAGCGCTGCGACCAGTCGCCGTAGCGGGGCCCGCCACCGACCAGCGGCAGGCCCGCCTCGCGCAGCACCGCTTCCAGGCCGACCACCCGGTCCCGAGCGGCCCGGTAGGTCTGCGGACCGGTGATGTGCGCGATGCGGCGGCGGCCCAGCGAGACGAGGTGCTCGGCGGCGAGCCGCCCACCGCCTTCGTCGTCGGCCAGGAGGGAGAGATCCTCCGGGTCGTCCGACTCGCCGTAGACGTAGACCGCCGGCACCGGCAGGTCGCGGCGGAGCGACGGCCGGATGTCGTTGGAGTCGCCCAGGATCACGAATCCGTCGACCTGCCGGGAGAGCAGCGTACGGATGTGGTGCTGGCGGCGGATGACGTCGCCGCGGGCGTCGCACAGCAGCACGCACATCCGCTCGTTGCCCAGTGCGTTCTCGACTCCGCTGAGGACCGGGAAGGCGAAGCGTTCGCCGAGCGTCTCGGTGAGCAGCCCGACGGTGTGGGAGCGTCCGGAGATCAGCCCGCGAGCCAGCCCGTTGGGCTGGAACGAGAGCTGCTCGGCGGCCTGCTGCACCCGTCGGCGGGTGGCCGGGGCGACCTGCTCCCGGGCGTTGAGCGCCTTCGACGCGGTGGCGACCGACACTCCGGCCAGCTTCGCCACATCCATCAGTGTCACCGACTGCGAACGTCGTCTACCCACCGGAATCCCTTCGGGGCCGGACCGGGGCTGGGCCATCGAGGCGTACCGACTATACCGGATGACCGGATTTTGAAAAGGATTTCGAGAATCGGTTCGCGCCGCCCCCCAGCGGCCCGCCCGGGGCGGACCCGCCGGGCCGGGTACCGAAAACTTTTCGGCCCTCGGTCAGTCGGATGTGCGCCGCGCACACCGATCGCCTGGACGGCCCTGGCGGCCGTGGCGTACTCGGCGAGGCTGGCCGGTGCCTTCTCCGGATCGAGGCCGGCCTCGGTGAACAGCTTCTTGTTCCAGAACAGCATCGACAGGTCGAGCACGAACGGCAGCACGTGCTCCCTGCCGTCACGGGTACCGGCGGCGAGGTGGCCCTTGTTGACGGCGTCCTTGAAAGCGAGGCCGTCGATGTTGGTGGTCAGATCCCGGAACAGGCCCTGGCTCACCCAGTTCGGCACGTACACGATGTCTGCGGCGAACAGGTCCGGAAGGTTGCCGGAGCCGGCCGCCGCGCCCACCTTGGCGACATAGTCGTCGTTGGGGACGACGGTCAGTTCGACCTTGTTCCGGTGGCCGGCGTTGTACGCCTCGACCAGGAGTTTCGCCTGTTTCTCCAGCGGTGCCCGGGTCCACAGGGTCAGCTCGCTGCCGTCGTCGGTTCCGGTCGCGCCGGCCTGGGCCAGCCCCTGGTCGTCGCCGCGGTCGCCGCCGCACGCCCCCGCGCCGAGCACCAGCACCGCCGACGTGACCGCGGCCAGCATCCGCCGGCGGTGCGGACCCGGTGTGGTTGTCATGTCGGCCTCCGTTGTCTGAAGGAGCCGGCGTCCGGGACCGAACGCTTCCCGAAAACCTTTTCGGGGAGAATTCTCGACGTCTATTTAGGCAAGTGTCAATACCTTGACGACGTCGGGCGCCGCCCCCGGGCATCGGGATCGCTGTATGATTCGCTCGGCCGACCGACCAGCCGTGGCAGAGAAGCAGTGAGCGGACCAGCAACGAGCAAGCCGCATACGAGCAGCAAGTCAGTCGTTCTCGACGCGATCCGGGCGGCCGGGACGATCAGTCGGGTCGGCCTGATCAAGGCCACCGGTTTCACCGCGCCGACGATCTCCACCCTCGTCCGCAAGCTCATCAACGAGGGCCTGGTGGTCGAGACCGGGCACGCCAAGTCGACCGGGGGCAAGCGACGGGTGCTGCTCCAGCTCGACCACACGTCCCGGTACGCCGTCGGCGTGCACCTGGACCACGGCGTCATCACGTACGCGCTGACCAACCTCGGCGGAACGGTGGTAGCCCGGATCTCCCGGCCGGGCGCCGGCGCGGACGAGCCGGCGGCCGTCGTGGCGCGGATCGCCACCGCGATAGCCGCGCTGATCGACGGCGTCGGGGTGGAGCGGGCCCGGGTCCTCGGCGTCGGTCTGGTCTTCCCCGGCCCGGTCGGCCCGGCCCGGGGCATCGGTGGTCCGCCGGACGCGGGGCTCGCCCCCGTGATGCGGCAGTGGACCGGCTTCCCGCTGGGCGCCGCGCTGGAGCGGGTCACGGCGCTGCCGGTGGTGCTGGACAACGATTCGACGGCGGCGGCGCTCGGTGAGCACTGGACGGGCGGATTCGGCGCCGCGACGTCGGCCGCCGCGCTCTACATGGGCACCGGCATCGGCGCCGGCCTGGTCATCGGCGGCGTCACCTACCGGGGTCCGAGCGGCAACGTCGGCGAGCTCGGACACGTGTGCGTGTCCGCCGACGGTCCCCGTTGCTGGTGCGGGGCCCGCGGGTGCGTGGAGGCGCTGGCCGGGCCGGCCGCGGTGGTCGCCGCCGCCCGATCGGACCCGGCCGCGGCCCGGGCGGTGGGTCTCACCGCGAGCGCCGGACGACCGTCGGTGATCGCCGACTTCGCCGCGATCAGTCGCGCCGCCCGCCGGGGCGAACCGCACGCACTGGTGCTGCTGGAGCGGTCGGCCCGGCAGGTGGGCGTGGCCGCCCGGACGCTGGCGAACCTCATGGACCTCGAGGTGCTCGTGCTCACCGGGCCGAGTCTGGCCGCCGCCGGCTCGGTCTACCTCCCGATCGTCCGGCACGAACTGCGCGCGTCCTTCTCCCGTGGCACGCACACCGTCGACGTACGGCTCTCCCGGTCCGCCGCCACGGCATCGGCCGTCGGAGCCGCCGCACTGGTCCTCGAATCCGAGCTGGTCCCGGTGGGTCACGGCCCACGCCCACTCGAGCAGGTGGCCGACGAGCGGGCACGGCTCACCGAATCGGCCAGTTGACGAACCCGGGAGCGTGCGACATGGACGATGCGTGGGGGACGAGCGCGGTGGGCCTGGTGCTCGCCCGGCCGCCCCGCCTGCTCGGCACCGAGCCGTTCTTCATGGAGTTCATCGCGGGCATCGAGGAGCGGCTCGCCGCTCACGGGCGGTCGGTGCTGCTGCACGTCGTCGCCGACCAGGCGGCCGAGATCGCCGCGTACCGCCGGTGGGCGCGGCAGCGGCTGGTCGACGCGGTCGTGCTGGTGAACCCGTCGGTCGACGACGGGCGGCCCGCGGTGCTGCGGGAGCTTCGCCTGCCCGTCGTGGTGACGGGCGAGCCGACCCGGGGGGCCCTGGCGGTGCGCCGGGACGACGTCGGATCGATGCGGGCGGCACTGGCGCACCTGGTCGATCTCGGGCATCGCCGGATCGCCCGGATCAGCGGCCCGGGTGCGCTCCTGCACACCCGGGCCCGCACGGCCGCCATGCTGGCGGCCTCGGCCGACGCCGCCGTCGAGGCCGTCGTCGTGGAGGGCGACTACTCGGAGGAGGCCGGGGCCAAGCTCACCGCCGAGCTGCTGGCCGGGGTCGAGCCGCCCACCGCGATCATCTACGACAACGACCTGATGGCGGTCGCCGGCCTGCACGCGATCAAGGAGTCGGGCCGCCGGGTTCCCGGCGACGTCAGCCTGATCGCCTGGGACGACTCCAGCCTCTGCCGTCTGGCCTCCCCCGCACTCACCACCATGAGCCTCGATGTGCACACGTTCGGCGAGCTGGTCGGCGAGTCCGTGCTGCGGCTGGTCAACGGCGAGCCGGTGCCGGAACGGTGGTGCGCGACCGAGACCGTGGTCGCCCGGGAGACGACGGCCGCGCCGAGTGGATTACATCGATCAGCTTGACTTAGTGAGGCTAATAAACAAAGCTCCGAGACGCGCTCCCATCGACGCTCCCCTCTATTACCTAGGAGAGCATCCATGACACGTCGTCATGCCCTGCTGGCGTCGGCGGCAGCCGGCACCCTGATGGCCACCAGCCTGCTGGCGGTCACGCTGCCCGCCTCGGCCGCGACCACCGGCTGCGCGGTCACCTACACCGTGCAGAGCCAGTGGACCGGCGGGTTCAGCGGCAACGTCGCCATCACCAATCTCGGTTCCGCGCTCACGAGCTGGAGCCTGACGTTCGACTTCCCCAACGCCAACCAGCGGGTCACCCAGGGTTGGAGCGCCACCTGGTCGCAGTCCGGCGCGCGGGTGTCGGCGGCCAGTCTGAGCTGGAACGGCTCGCTGGGCACCGGCGGGTCGACCACGATCGGCTTCAACGGGTCGTGGAGCGGCGCGAACCCCGTACCCACCTCGTTCGCGCTCAACGGCACGACCTGCACCGGCGCGGTCACGACGCCGCCCACCGGCCCACCGACCACCACGCCGCCGACCACCACGCCGCCGCCGACCACGCCGCCGCCGGGCGGCGCCGCGCCCAGCCTGCGGGTCTCCGGCAACAAACTGGTGACGGCGGGCGGCGCCACCTACCGCCTGCTCGGCGTCAACCGGGCCAGCGGGGAGTTCGCCTGCGTGCAGGGCAAGGGCATGTGGGACAGCGGCCCGGTCGACCAGGCCTCGGTCGACGCGATGAAGGCCTGGCAC is a window from the Micromonospora sp. DSM 45708 genome containing:
- a CDS encoding aldo/keto reductase yields the protein MTLAANAIELLSGQTMPTLGQGTWYLGERPARRRDEMAALRTGLDLGMTMIDTAEMYGDGASEELVGEAIVGRRADVFLVDKVLPSNASRRGTVDACRRSLQRLGVDHIDLYLLHWRGTHPLAETIEAFSELVDAGDIGQWGVSNFDLSDMTELLEAGGNSCATNQILYNLTRRGPEYDLLPWLREHRIPVMAYSPIEQGRLLGHPQVTEIAARHGVTTAQVALAWLLRQDRVAAIPRSSNPDHTRENADARGLTLTEEDVAALDTAFPPPAGPQPLEML
- a CDS encoding DUF1800 domain-containing protein; amino-acid sequence: MTEREAVAHLLRRATFGPTAEEVDAAERAGFAATLDRLLAPEGADRGATATPTPALGADPAAQPRKDASREQRQQVNRKRREQVTALTGWWLERMIAAEHQAEEKLVFFWHGHWATSVQKVRSAPLMLRQLETLRRHGRGPLGPLVDAMLRDPALILWLDGQKNSRRSPNENLARESMELFTLGIGSGYTEADVKEGARALTGWTVDRSTGVARFEPRRHDPGPKTILGQQAAFDTGSYAKLLAGRPEAARFVAGRLWFRYAGTHAPAPADLAGPDTVGTLRRIFTAPAFAQTRDTLVKQPVEWLVGAARQLGVRPSALPEQGRRRILAGLNALDQVPLRPPSVGGWPAGAAWLTTSSLQARTRVADLLAQAAAPAVLARLDAAPAAGRADALARLLVVDAWSDRTRAALTPLAGQPRKLLTAGLVSPEYAVS
- a CDS encoding DUF1501 domain-containing protein; its protein translation is MPYADPAYRDARPELAHPAEDVLKLDDQFGLNPALAGLHRAYGTGQLAVVRGVGYPKPDRSHFRSMDIWHTAQPDRPGTTGWLGRWLDRAGADPRLAVSFESALPPLLAGERGAGASVPVGERQMAAGLPASTLAALGAAAPGESPARARAAACFTDLRSVDEMIRTVREAPDDDGQDDDGESTPATATGGARASLDAQLDLVARCVEAGVSTRVFSVSLGGFDTHADEKQLQQVLLGMLDTALSRFHTRMAGSEAGRKVVTAVYSEFGRRVAANGSDGTDHGTASNMLLLGAPVSGGLYGEPPSLTDLDDGDLKFHTDFRDVYATLLTDVLDTDPGAVLAGWKGRLTGVL
- a CDS encoding cellulose-binding domain-containing protein, whose translation is MASSRSGVRLAVALTATLAATAGAALVVTGAQAAPAGCRVDYRVTSQWSGGFGADVTVTNLGDPVNGWTLVWSYPAGQTVSQAWNASVSQSGSRVTATNAAYNGSLGTGAAASFGFNGAFTGSNPAPTSFTLNGTTCTGTPSTPTPTTPAPTPTSGPTTPPPTSGWSPPTNLVGPLNQVWQHVEQTYNNGNPLGFRNYGWDQLFANRGAINYCVRWDSSATVTAAQRDQVQAALARQYKKWMNVMAGHNGFPYSDVPVKVVGWAVRDRNQLQWSDNSVDIYVNNIRENAPQCSEPCGRYFNQNGQYPNCPGGATHHYDHSLWLTDGFGGGAGGDWGQRVGREYFMGNLGSDNIRILLHETGHTYGLDDFYDWDPLPGQGFIMKAGSATTITEFDIWMLRDWWRHLKSRYGY
- a CDS encoding LacI family DNA-binding transcriptional regulator, giving the protein MGRRRSQSVTLMDVAKLAGVSVATASKALNAREQVAPATRRRVQQAAEQLSFQPNGLARGLISGRSHTVGLLTETLGERFAFPVLSGVENALGNERMCVLLCDARGDVIRRQHHIRTLLSRQVDGFVILGDSNDIRPSLRRDLPVPAVYVYGESDDPEDLSLLADDEGGGRLAAEHLVSLGRRRIAHITGPQTYRAARDRVVGLEAVLREAGLPLVGGGPRYGDWSQRWGRQAAAMVINTSPDTDAIFCGNDQIATGAIEALRDLGRRTPQDVAIVGYDNWEVFATDCRPPLTTVDLNLEQLGAAAVRYLFAALDGNPARGVVRHPGRLVVRDSTGPAGDLGAVVAPTGWRSTPG
- a CDS encoding ABC transporter substrate-binding protein, which codes for MLAAVTSAVLVLGAGACGGDRGDDQGLAQAGATGTDDGSELTLWTRAPLEKQAKLLVEAYNAGHRNKVELTVVPNDDYVAKVGAAAGSGNLPDLFAADIVYVPNWVSQGLFRDLTTNIDGLAFKDAVNKGHLAAGTRDGREHVLPFVLDLSMLFWNKKLFTEAGLDPEKAPASLAEYATAARAVQAIGVRGAHPTDRGPKSFRYPARRVRPGRAAGGRREPILEILFKIRSSGIVGTPRWPSPGPAPKGFRWVDDVRSR
- a CDS encoding ROK family transcriptional regulator, giving the protein MSGPATSKPHTSSKSVVLDAIRAAGTISRVGLIKATGFTAPTISTLVRKLINEGLVVETGHAKSTGGKRRVLLQLDHTSRYAVGVHLDHGVITYALTNLGGTVVARISRPGAGADEPAAVVARIATAIAALIDGVGVERARVLGVGLVFPGPVGPARGIGGPPDAGLAPVMRQWTGFPLGAALERVTALPVVLDNDSTAAALGEHWTGGFGAATSAAALYMGTGIGAGLVIGGVTYRGPSGNVGELGHVCVSADGPRCWCGARGCVEALAGPAAVVAAARSDPAAARAVGLTASAGRPSVIADFAAISRAARRGEPHALVLLERSARQVGVAARTLANLMDLEVLVLTGPSLAAAGSVYLPIVRHELRASFSRGTHTVDVRLSRSAATASAVGAAALVLESELVPVGHGPRPLEQVADERARLTESAS
- a CDS encoding LacI family DNA-binding transcriptional regulator encodes the protein MDDAWGTSAVGLVLARPPRLLGTEPFFMEFIAGIEERLAAHGRSVLLHVVADQAAEIAAYRRWARQRLVDAVVLVNPSVDDGRPAVLRELRLPVVVTGEPTRGALAVRRDDVGSMRAALAHLVDLGHRRIARISGPGALLHTRARTAAMLAASADAAVEAVVVEGDYSEEAGAKLTAELLAGVEPPTAIIYDNDLMAVAGLHAIKESGRRVPGDVSLIAWDDSSLCRLASPALTTMSLDVHTFGELVGESVLRLVNGEPVPERWCATETVVARETTAAPSGLHRSA